The following are encoded in a window of Magnolia sinica isolate HGM2019 chromosome 11, MsV1, whole genome shotgun sequence genomic DNA:
- the LOC131218579 gene encoding pentatricopeptide repeat-containing protein At2g15690, mitochondrial-like, which translates to MIQGAPTASFSNLNSPAKPFHLSSLRKKMELSPSRPFPPKLVSVAGVFNGSEKVFESNKRIPMTVCRVVQRDVAATPIRNPSGLDLNGLCRKGKVKEALEIMDEMERRGLPIDESSLVSLLQACKNSKLLEAGKRVHNHIRRSPSRPSISIYNKLVEMYWKLGSTDDARMVFEEMHERNLESWNAMLMGLAESGQGDEAMRIFSQMKGDGLKPDGFTFTGVLMACKTLDAVEKGLAFFESMSKDYGIAPKMEHYAAVVDLLAKSGKLNKAKEFVAKMPIEPSWMIRETLQKYSKTLEENRLAELGPLKSRLDLKSSLNRVKSNSNQKPTSMNPKTNGAYDDSNPMSMNPKKSEAYEKLRSLNKEMKEAGYVPDTRYVLHDIDQEAKEKALLYHSERLAIAYGLISTPPGTTLRIMKNLRICGDCHNFIKILSKIVEREIIVRDNKRFHHFKDGKCSCGDYW; encoded by the coding sequence ATGATTCAAGGGGCTCCAACGGCTAGTTTTTCAAATTTGAATTCACCCGCCAAACCCTTTCATCTCTCTTCCCTCCGGAAGAAAATGGAGTTGAGTCCTTCTCGTCCTTTCCCTCCCAAACTGGTATCAGTGGCTGGTGTTTTCAATGGTTCTGAGAAGGTTTTTGAATCCAACAAGAGAATTCCAATGACTGTTTGTAGAGTTGTGCAGCGGGATGTGGCTGCTACGCCCATCAGGAATCCTTCCGGCTTGGATTTGAATGGTTTATGCAGAAAAGGAAAGGTAAAAGAAGCCCTTGAAATCATGGATGAAATGGAGCGACGGGGACTTCCCATCGATGAAAGCAGCCTCGTTTCGCTGCTGCAAGCTTGTAAAAATTCGAAGTTGTTGGAAGCTGGAAAACGGGTCCATAATCACATCAGGAGATCCCCATCCAGACCCAGTATCTCTATCTACAACAAATTGGTTGAGATGTACTGGAAATTGGGCAGCACCGATGATGCTCGCATGGTATTTGAAGAAATGCATGAACGGAATTTGGAATCATGGAATGCGATGCTGATGGGTCTTGCGGAAAGTGGGCAGGGCGATGAAGCAATGCGAATCTTTAGCCAGATGAAAGGAGATGGGTTGAAGCCAGATGGGTTTACTTTCACCGGGGTTCTGATGGCCTGCAAAACATTAGATGCTGTGGAGAAAGGGCTGGCATTCTTCGAATCAATGAGCAAGGATTATGGAATTGCTCCAAAAATGGAGCATTACGCAGCCGTCGTTGACCTCCTTGCGAAGTCAGGGAAGCTCAACAAGGCGAAGGAGTTTGTAGCCAAGATGCCGATTGAACCAAGCTGGATGATACGCGAGACATTGCAGAAATACTCCAAAACCCTAGAGGAAAATCGATTGGCCGAATTGGGTCCACTTAAATCTCGATTGGATCTAAAGTCAAGCCTCAACAGGGTAAAGAGCAATTCAAATCAGAAACCAACAAGCATGAATCCCAAGACTAACGGTGCCTACGATGATTCGAACCCTATGAGCATGAATCCCAAGAAAAGCGAGGCCTACGAGAAGCTGAGGTCATtgaataaggagatgaaggaagcagGCTATGTCCCGGACACACGGTATGTGCTCCACGATATCGATCAAGAAGCAAAAGAGAAGGCCCTGCTCTACCACAGCGAGCGGCTGGCAATCGCTTACGGCCTGATCAGCACTCCGCCAGGCACAACCCTGAGGATCATGAAGAACCTCCGGATCTGCGGGGATTGCCACAACTTCATCAAGATCCTGTCGAAGATCGTTGAGCGGGAGATCATTGTGAGGGACAACAAGAGGTTCCATCACTTCAAAGATGGCAAGTGCTCTTGTGGGGATTACTGGTAA